The Pangasianodon hypophthalmus isolate fPanHyp1 chromosome 2, fPanHyp1.pri, whole genome shotgun sequence genome window below encodes:
- the lrrn1 gene encoding leucine-rich repeat neuronal protein 1, with protein sequence MAIGTAFCVVQPCFIFLLALLTFSSVEATECPQLCVCEIRPWFTPQSTYREAITVDCNDLRLTRIPGNLSSDTQVLLLQSNYIARTSEELEQLLNLTELDLSQNNFTNIRDIGLTNMSQLTTLHLEENQIVEMPDFSLQDLTNLQELYINHNQISSIEPNAFAGLRNLLRLHLNSNKLKAIDSRWFDSTPNLEILMIGENPVVGILDLNFKPLVNLRSLVLAGMELTDIPGNAFVGLDNLESLSFYDNKLVNVPQNALQKLSNLKFLDLNKNPVHKIQEGDFKNMLRLKELGINNMGELVSIDRFALDNLPELTKLEATNNPKLSYISRLAFRDVPSLESLMLNNNALNSVYLATVESLPNLREISIHSNPLRCDCVIQWMSSNKTSIRFMEPLSMYCAMPPEVRGQRMRDVLSHESAEQCLPMISHDTFPNHLNLDIGMAVDLDCRAMAEPEPEIYWVTPLGNKVMMDTVSDKYHLNSAGTLHISNIQADDSGRYTCVAQNTEGADTRVTAIRVNGTLLDSTQLMKIYVKQTESHSILVSWKVNSNVMTSNLKWSSATMKIDNPHITYTARVPVDVHEYNLTHLQPATEYEVCLSVSNIHQQTQKSCVNVTTKHSTFAVEISDQGTNTALAAVMGTILAIISLGFISVYIAKRWKRKNYHHSLKKYMQKTSSIPLNELYPPLINLWDVDTEKDKDGSLEPKASQVDTTRSYYMW encoded by the coding sequence ATGGCTATAGGAACTGCATTCTGTGTTGTTCAGCCTTGCTTCATTTTTCTGCTGGCATTACTTACATTCTCTTCTGTTGAAGCTACAGAGTGTCCTCAACTATGTGTATGTGAAATCCGGCCCTGGTTCACACCGCAGTCCACCTACAGGGAAGCTATAACTGTAGACTGCAATGACCTTCGTCTTACACGCATCCCTGGAAATCTGTCAAGTGATACGCAAGTGTTGCTATTGCAGAGTAACTACATTGCCAGAACCAGTGAGGAACTGGAGCAGTTGCTAAACCTGACTGAACTGGATCTTTCCCAGAACAACTTTACCAACATTCGTGACATAGGCCTGACCAACATGTCCCAGCTCACCACACTCCATCTGGAGGAGAACCAGATTGTTGAGATGCCTGACTTCAGCCTTCAGGACCTTACAAACCTTCAGGAGCTTTATATAAACCACAATCAAATTAGTTCCATTGAACCTAATGCATTTGCTGGTTTGCGCAACTTGCTAAGGCTACACCTGAACTCAAACAAGCTCAAAGCTATTGATAGCCGTTGGTTTGATTCAACCCCTAACCTTGAGATCTTAATGATTGGGGAAAATCCTGTGGTTGGTATACTGGATTTGAATTTTAAACCACTTGTTAACCTTAGAAGTTTGGTATTAGCAGGGATGGAACTTACTGATATACCAGGCAATGCTTTTGTTGGACTGGACAATCTTGAGAGCCTCTCTTTCTATGATAATAAACTTGTGAATGTTCCTCAAAATGCTCTACAGAAACTATCAAACCTGAAATTTCTGGATTTGAACAAAAACCCTGTACACAAAATCCAGGAGGGGGACTTTAAAAATATGTTGAGGCTGAAAGAACTTGGTATTAATAATATGGGGGAGCTTGTCTCTATTGATCGTTTTGCCCTGGATAATCTCCCAGAATTGACCAAACTTGAGGCCACCAATAACCCCAAGCTCTCGTACATTAGCCGATTAGCATTCCGTGATGTTCCATCTCTTGAGAGTCTCATGCTCAACAACAATGCTCTAAACTCTGTTTACCTGGCAACAGTAGAATCTTTACCCAACCTGCGGGAGATCAGCATTCACAGCAACCCACTACGGTGTGATTGTGTTATCCAATGGATGAGTTCAAATAAGACATCCATACGATTCATGGAACCTCTTTCAATGTATTGTGCAATGCCACCTGAGGTCAGAGGCCAGCGCATGAGAGATGTACTTTCACATGAATCTGCTGAGCAATGTTTGCCAATGATATCCCATGATACCTTCCCTAACCATCTTAACCTGGATATTGGCATGGCTGTAGACCTTGACTGTCGTGCAATGGCGGAGCCTGAACCAGAGATATACTGGGTGACACCATTAGGTAACAAGGTCATGATGGATACTGTGTCTGATAAGTACCATCTGAACAGTGCTGGAACACTACATATATCAAACATTCAGGCTGATGATTCCGGTCGCTACACCTGTGTTGCTCAGAATACAGAGGGTGCTGACACTCGGGTGACTGCAATCCGGGTCAATGGTACTCTCCTGGACAGCACTCAGCTTATGAAAATTTATGTGAAACAGACAGAATCCCACTCAATACTGGTGTCCTGGAAGGTAAACTCCAACGTGATGACTTCTAACCTCAAGTGGTCTTCAGCCACCATGAAGATTGACAACCCCCATATCACCTATACTGCCAGAGTCCCTGTAGATGTCCATGAGTATAATCTGACACACCTTCAGCCAGCTACTGAATATGAGGTCTGTCTCTCAGTTTCCAATATCCACCAACAGACTCAAAAGTCTTGTGTAAATGTCACAACTAAACATTCCACTTTTGCTGTGGAAATATCCGACCAAGGCACCAACACAGCTCTTGCTGCTGTCATGGGTACAATCTTGGCTATCATCAGCCTGGGGTTCATCTCTGTCTATATTGCCAAGAGATGGAAAAGGAAGAATTACCACCACTCCCTCAAAAAGTACATGCAGAAAACCTCTTCCATTCCTCTGAACGAGCTATACCCTCCTCTCATCAATCTGTGGGATGTAGACACTGAAAAGGACAAAGATGGCTCCTTGGAGCCAAAGGCAAGCCAGGTTGACACTACAAGAAGCTACTACATGTGGTGA